AGCTTTGACACAGTTCATGAATCCATATTTTAAGCCCGTAATATGTTCGTGTTGTTACAACGGTTATAAAAGCTGTCATGTCAGCTGGACAAGGGTCAAGCTGCAGCCCTTTGAGGCAGACCATGTCCAGCCTTTAGAAGAATAAACTAATATTCCTTCCCAAAATGGGATCCAAGGTTTCTGTTTAATTGCTGACTGACTGGCAGCTCTCTTTCTAGACTTTGGCCTTGCAAAGGGAAAGCAAAGTTATCTTAGGCTGCCTAAAGACGGTAAGCTCAGCCCTCTGGCCACTCAACTTGGCTCTTCAAATGCAGGCAGGACTCTGCACGCGGACGACTCCAAGGGTTGTGTTGTTCTGAGTACTGCAGAGTCTGTAGTGTCTAAAATTAACAGCATTGGTTTAGGGGCAGGCCCTGTGCATAGCTGCGGCCAAAGCATACTGTAGCTTCAGTACACAGCCCTTTCTGTACCTTGTCAGACGCAGGGGACAGTTGCTGAAGTCAAGCAATGGCAAATTGAAGCCTAGGAGCCTTCCTGCAGTGGATGGTGGGCTTATAGATTTTGGTGCTGCAAAGGAACCAGCTGGAGCTAGAAAGTTTATTGTGTTCTGAGATGCTATGGGTGGGAAGGCTATGCAGAATTAAATAGTTAATGCTATGGAAGTCATAGATATCACCTTGCTTAGGATGATGGATCCACTGGGGAGGATAATCCCATGCCTTTCACTGCAGTAGCCTTACGCTTTCTTGGAGAGCAGCTGTGGATGGGAGCAGAAGTCTGGGTTGGATCCACCCCTGTGGAGTCAGGGCTTAGTAGAAAGCCTGGGTGCTCAGCTTCGTTGGGAGGAACCCAGGGAAGCAAGGTGTGCAAGGCATGCACAAGCGTTGGGATTtgggtggtgttttgttttaaaccacAAGAAAGATCCATAGGAACTTCACCCCAACATAAATGGAGTTTTTGGAAGAAATAAGggtaaaaagatgttttctttcagcCCACTACATCTCTAAACCATGACTTCTGTACAGGCCATCTGCAcagcctgtgctggctgcagtGCCCATGGAGACATGTTTGTGGGTGTCCAGAAGTGACACGAGCCACAGTGAGATTAATCTCCTTGTTCCTTTTGCACTGCCTCAATCAGCAGGATTAGCAACATAAATTCCTCATTGGacctttttgtatttaaaaagcaaacaaaccttACGCTGTGTTTCCTCTCTTGAGCTGGGGTTGTCTTGGGTCAGGAGCCTTTCTACTTTATTTGGAGCTTCTGAGTCCAGAAAAGTCAAAGGAAGCCAGAATTCTTGTTGCATGGGAATGTTGCACTTCCATGTGAATCCATTCCCGAGAAGCACAGGACACAGTTAATCCCTGGAAAGTAATTTTTGTGGTACTGGAAGCTGCTGTTTCTCTTTAGGGGACAGCCAGAGATTCCCACCATGCTTCTGTGCCTTCCAGCTCTCCCCCATGGTGAGCTCTCAGACTAGGCCTTGGGTGCTTCCCCAGAGGTAGGGTCCATCCCTTGgcagctggctgcagcctgcacCTCTAGGCAAGACCCCTCTAGCAGGCTGGTCGCCTTTCTGATGTCGCCCGTGACTCTGAGAAAAATGggactggaaacaaaacaaaatgctggaAAGTATTCTGTGCCTGGCTGGTTAAAAACATAGTGGTACTTCAGTTGTGGCTGGTCATTAGAGCTGCCCCAGGGGTGTTTCCCTGTGGTGGTGGGATCAGAAGGAAGTGCTGAACAGCTGCTCTTCCCCACATGTAACCTGCGTTCAGAAAAGTCTGGCCTCTCATGCCTTGCCAGGCTTTCAGGCCCTGGCTCGGGCAGACCTTGCGGTGGTCTGATTCGTCGCCTGCTGACGTCTCTCTGCAGGTGTCGGTACCTGGCAGTCCAGCTGTCCCCAGCCATCCCCGTGTTTGCAGCAGTTCTCTTCCTATTCGCCATGGCTACGCTCCTGCGGACGAGCTTCAGTGATCCTGGGGTGATCCCGAGAGCCCTGCCTGATGAGGCAGCCTTCATCGAGATGGAGATTGGTGAGTGCAGAGCCAGCCGAGCTGGTGACAGCTAGGAAAGCCTCTGTGTTTCTGGCATATCTATAGGCTACACGCTCTGCAGAGCCTTTCTTCCCAGCTGGCCCTCCAAAAGTGAGGATTGCCCCAGATGGGGCATTTTACCACCTGCTGGCTAATTCTGCTTGGCTGAGTCTCAAAAAGATGGTGCGATGTACCTGCTTCCCTTTCTGGGAAACTTTTCACatgctgttttctctcttgtAGCTGTGTGCATACAAACTCAGTTTACTTTTGGGAAGAGGTGCAGGAAGCTTGGTGTGGGCCCCTTGATCCTTCAGGTAGAGAGGAAGTTTGGTAAATGCAGGTGACAtgcccagcccccagcccctctcaaTATGCCCATGAAAGCTCTGCCATCTCTTTTTCTGCCTCCAAGCTGCCAGGTTGGCTCTGGACCTCAcgagcagagctgcagccactgGCTCCAGACCCAGCAGGCTCTGATCCCACGGGTAGGAAAAGCAGGGAGGCAAGTTGTTGTTTGAGGCTTCTCACATTGTAGCAGCAGGTCTGAACTCTGCTTGGTTCTCTCTCTCAGAGGCCACCAACGGGACCGTGCCACAGGGTCAGCGCCCCCCCCCACGGATTAAAAACTTCCAGATCAACAACCAGATAGTGAAGCTGAAGTACTGCTACACATGTAAGATCTTCCGTCCGCCCCGTGCCTCTCACTGCAGCATCTGCGACAACTGTGTGGGTGAGTAGAAGAGATTGTGTCTGTTCCTGCACCTGGGTGTTAGGTGAGGACCTTTGGAAGAGAACAGGTGAAGGTCTGCACCCGGTCTTGCTCTGTATCATGTCTCACACCACACGCCTGCTGAGCAAGCCCAGAATGGTGGTGTGTGAACAGGGGACAGTCTGCCTCATCTTAAACTCACGGAGCTTGAGATTTGCTCAGAACCTGAAGCCAGATGGTTTATCTTTGCCAGTACTTCTTTGGCAATAACTAGTCTAACATAAGTCTAACTTGTCCATGTAAACGTACGGTCCATTTTTGAGTTTCACTGAATGGCTGGGCTAGAGGTTTCCAGTGGTGAACTGTGTCTTGCCTAAAAGCAGCTCCTTGTATCAGTGCAGAGATCCTACCATTATGTTGAGTGCCCCTGTTTTTTGTTCCCCCTGCTGCATAGCAGATGCTCTCTTAGCCCTTTTGCGTATCATAATGGGCTTGTGTTTAGCATCCATTCTCAAGGAAGAAGTCCCATGCTTTTGGatcattttcctcctctgcaggtTCCCAGCCCTTTGAGTGTTTATGCAGTTCCTTGAAACCTCTTCTAATTATTCTAGTAGGAGTAAAGTGGCACATGGGTTAGATAAGAGCTTCTGAACCCCCAGACCTTCATCTAACCTGTGTGCTGCTTTAGGAAAGGCTCTTATACCTCAGGTCTTTGGGGGAGAAGACATGCATGGGGCCAAGCTCTTAAACTCTATCTTAATGTGCACAATGACTCATTAGTGAAATGGTTTTGCACTTTCTTACTAGGCCTCCCCTTCTGGAATGGATCCATGGTATTGGGCCCTGAGTTAGcagagggttggacttgatggcCCAGGGAGTCCTTGTCAGCCTTGGCAATTTTTGAGTTCAGAACACAGGAATAAACATCTGGAGGCAGGCAGGACCATGCTAGAGCAGCACTAATCTCCATCTTCACTTTCACAGAGCGCTTCGACCATCACTGTCCCTGGGTGGGCAACTGCGTGGGGAAGAGGAACTACCGCTATTTCTACCTCTTCATCCTCTCGCTCTCACTCCTTACCATCTACATCTTCACCTTCAACATAGTCTACGTAGCATTGAGTGAGTCTGACTGCGGCGAGGTGGATGGCTGGGCTGGCTAAGGGAGGTGGGGCATACAGATGGTGTTGCAAACCCAGAAGTGTTGGAGTGGGAAAGGGAACTGGACTCAGTGTCAAGTTCCAGagaaaaaatatctctttctttGTATTGCCAGAATCTCTGAAGATTGGGTTTCTGAACACATTGAAGGAAACCCCAGGGACATATCCTTCCACAGTGCAAAGGGGTTGGCTTCTCCAAAGATGGGGTTTATGGAGGGACTGGAATCTTGATGCCCAGGCTTCTCTAAGGAGTCTTTCAGGGCATTTTCCCCCATGATTACAAGGCAAGGAGCAATGTTGTGGCTTTTGAGGAGGGTGAAACAGAAAACTGTGTctaggagaagaggaaaagttaGGGTAGTATGGCTTGGGTAGTGACACAGCTGGGCTGGGACTTTTCCCAGGCTGTTCCCAGTCCTTAACTGTTCTCACTGTACTGGAGGTACTCATCTGTTTCTTCACCCTGTGGTCGGTGGTGGGATTAACTGGGTTCCACACCTTCCTTGTGGCACTGAATCAGACAACCAACGAAGATGTAAGTAAagtctttctgtttctctgagcCATCTCTGTTTCTCATcgcttcctcactgtgtctcggCTGTGTCCACATTGCTGACGtgctctggggctgggggcagaTATTGGTGGGGCAGGTATTGGTGGAGTAGACCTGAGCTTGTGCCATGGCTGTTGCAGATTAAGGGGTCCTGGACTGGGAAGAACCGCGTGCAGAATCCCTACAGCCATGGCAACATAGTGAAGAACTGCTGTGAGGTGCTCTGTGGGCCTCTGCCCCCCAGGTAAGCTCTtgaggggcagccctgccattCTTGCCCCCAGAGCCCAGTGCGGGACCCTGAGGAGCTCTCCTTGCTTGGGTGCAAGACCTGGCTGCTCTTCTGCCAGCGCTGTGTGTGTTGAGggcttctggaggtcatctgggaCACGGATGGATGCTCTGGGGAGGAAGGTCTTGTGTTGCCTTCCTTGCATATCTTCAGTTATTTGGGCTTGTGATGTGCTCCCTATCACCGTGTGCTCGGGAAGCGGGTGGAGGAGTGGCTCCCCTTCCCTGAGGCAGTGTATGGAGCAGAGGCTCTTCCCAGGGTGCTTGTTTTGGTGGGCCCCCACCCTCTGAACTGGGCTACTCTCCAAGGGGCTTGGTTTTCACAGGAGGAACATAGACGCTGTAAACTAGGTTTGGGCTGTGCGCAGCCTGTTTTGGAGACGAACCCCTTCCACTAATGTTTGTCTTCCACCAGCACTTCTCCTGCCAGGAAAAGTCAGCTTTGGGGGAGGTGTACACCTCTGACGGTGTGATTCTGTTCTTGCAGTGTCTTGGACAGACGGGGCATCTTGCAGCAAgaggagagcacagctcaggagGAGTCATGCCCACGGGGTTCCAGCACTCAAGAGCCCCCTGCTGCTAAGGGTCCTGgtgggcaggcagaggagagcagcgCTCAGCAGAAGGATGGCAGCGTTCCTCACCTGAGTGCCGTGAGTGATTCCCAATATGCGGGGGGTGAGTGGGATGCGCCTGCCTAGAGCTCATGGCTCTTTGGGCCAGCGGAGAGAAAGCTGATAGTGTGACTTAGCAGGAACAAAGCAACACTTGGGGCCTTGCTGAGAGGCCGACGATAAAAAGTCTGTTTTCAGAACAGGAACCAGCGTCTCTctggagctggctgggagggTGCTGGTCTCCTCTGACTCCTAGGTAAACCTCAGAGGAAATCACAGCTGGCTGCAGTTTTGGAAATATCAATTCTGCTGTGAGAGCACCCAGGAGCTGGCACTTACAGAGTCTAGGAGGGGTGGGAGGTGGCAGGCATCGTGTTTTGGCACTGAGTGCAAGATGAAGGGTTGTCCCCAGGAAGGGCCCTCACACGTGTGGGATCTCCGTCCTTGGATAAAGCCATTGCCCCACTGGATATGGCTCCGAGCAGCCTGCTCTGTCTTTGGAATTAGCCCTGCTTTAAGGATATGGTTGGGCAGGAGACTTCCAGAGTGCCCTTCCCgtttaaattattctgtgaacATGGTGGGAAATGGCTGGGCCTATTCTTGCTTGGGCATGAGCTGCTGTTTCTCTGGTGGGAACAGTCCAGAATACTTCTGCTGGAGCAGTCCAGTGCTCCCGATCTTCATGAAGCTGCTGTTTTGCCTGTTTGGTGGCCCCTGGTTTCTCCTTTTCCCAGGCACAGCTGAGACCTCTGCCTAGTGGAGCTGGAGGCAGGAACAGGGCAGCGGGATCAGGCATCTGTGTGCTCTGTATTGGGGTGTATTCATGTAAGTCACTGCTGTCTTCTCTCTGCAGGTCCCTGCGCCATCCCTGAGCAATGCTGAGATGCCTGAGGAGAAGCAGCTAACGTCTGGGGAGCTCCCGGTCCCACCCCAGGACGCTGGGCAAGCAGAGCACTAGCATCTGCTTGAAAGGGAGAACTTTCTTGTTTTGTCTAATCAAAGCTGGAAGTGAtagaggagaggaggagatgggctggatGGCAGGCAAACGATTCCTCATGGCCATTTTGCTTTAGTCATTATTCACCTCGATGCGCAGGCAGTGCAGGCTGGCGCTGGCCTTGCACGGTGTCCAAGGATAACGAGCGTGAGTGGCCCGCCTTGTCACCGAGGGGCACTCGCCACCACTGAGGCCGGTCTGCCTGCAGGCCGAGGCAGGACCTCTTGCTCTGCAGGTGGTCCTGGATGCTAAATACCGGCTCGGTGGCCGGAGCCATCCCTACGTCTGGCCCTGACTTTCTGATGAGGCGACTTGTGGTCAAGCAGCTCAGAAGCGACGTTAGGGTCGGCCTGCTCCCTACTGCTGAGGAATCCTGGTGGGAAGGGGAAAGCAATTTATGGCAGTAGcgtcctctctcccctcctccctccttcctctaATCTGTGGCATTGTTTTATTGGTTAACGTGGCAGGGGTTGGCAGGAGACATTTTGGTGCCAAAAGGGCCAAAACAACTGGGAAGGTGTTCTGCTGGCAACGATTTTTAAAGTAGCTTCCTTCCCGTGCTCCTTCTTTTCATGTGACTTAGCCGGTGCGAGAGCAGTCGTGGCGGGGGCCCTCCTTCCCGTCCTTCCCCGGGGCTCACGCCTAACCTGGGGCTCGGGGGAAGGAGTGGGGCAGCCTGTGTCTTCCTGCCGCTTGTCTCCGCCTTGCGCCAGCCGCAGAGCGGTTGTGCAAGGGGGTTGTATCAAGCTGCAGGGGAGGGTCTGCCTGTGCCACTGCCTCTCGAGCTAGTGCTGCGTTTGCTCCCGGGTGCCTGCGCTGAGCACAGGCATGCCCTCCCCTTGCCTGCCAGGCTGTGGCACGCCGCTCAGCCACCGCTCTGCAGAACCTCAGTCCCGATTCTGTGTCGTGTCGtcgtgtccctgtgtccccccctgccttgccctgcatTTCTCAGCCATCCTCGACTGGCTTTCAGAGCCTTGAATCTTCCCGGGGCTTTGCCGGCTGTCCTGGGACTGGCTGTGCAGTGTTGGCCATCTGTGCCCCCTcggcagaggagggaggagaggccaGGGCCCGGCGGCGGTGGGAGGCCTCTGCACTGTGGCAGGGCTCTTCTGCAGCAACGCTCCCTGTCCTGCGCCTGGCAGCCGGGCTGGGAAGAGCCTCATGTCTGCGGGGTGTCCGCAAAGGCCGGCGAGGGAGGGAAGGCGATTTTGTGCCCTGGCAGCTCTCCACCCTGTGCCACGAGTGCTGGCTACTTTTGTGCCTCCCCGCAGACATGTGGTGAGTTGGTGGCAGGTGGGGGATGTCCTGCCGGGGCAGTCCTGCTTCTTTGTGATGCTCCTGCCTGGCAGCGTGAAGTcactgctcctccttccctgGCCACATATGCCATCCTGCTTTGACAGTGGCATGGAACGGGGAGCCTTGTCCCTCCGGAGCTTGATGCGTGCCTCCCAACTCGGTCCTCTTCCCTGGCCTCTCACAGCGTTGACCTGGGCCGTGCCTGGCGGCGGGTGAAGTGGTATTAACATGGCGACCGGCGCTGCCCTCTCTTCCGTAGTGCCAGGGTCACCTCTCACGGGTGAGAGGGCAGAGCTGCCGCCCTGGGCTCTGGCAGCGGGCTCCCAGTTGCCCTTCAGCTGCTCCCTGCTGGCATTTACCAGGGAAGGAGCCCGGGCTTCCCAGTGCCAGCGGGGCCAGAGCTGCCCGGCTCGCAGCCACTGCCACCCTGCAGCCAGACCtggcccagccccaggctgctgctcctggccccATGCACACCCCGCCGGCGGTGGGATCCGCCCCTTCTCTCCCACCCGCCCCAACACGCTACTGACCAAATCTCAAactcgttgtgaaaaagtgtattttttggttttactaATCTATTTTCTAACGCGGTGTGTCGAGTGCTGCCTGCTGGGGCCGTCACGGATGCTGCCTGCACCTGTGGTTCCTGTCTGCTCTGTTCAGGTTCTCCGTGAAGGAAGTGGGGGTAGGGTGAGGGTTggggtttctttatttttttcttttttttttttttttaattttaaaacaatgaagGAAACTTAATTGGTTTGAAAAATGGCTGAGCTGTAGCCTCTGCCTCTGTCTGTGCCTCCCTAAGCCAGCTgcctctttccccttccctggggctttcCAGCCTCTACATCTCGCATTTCCAGGGTGTCTTATCTGCGTTGTCTTATTTGCGTCCTGCTGTCCCCCCCACGGCAGGTGAAAGGGAGTCTCAGTGTGCAGGTGCTGTGGCTTGGGCTGAGCAGTGACAGATCCCAGTGAGTGCAGCCATGGAGTGTCCTGGGAAGCTTTCagtcccttccccagctcccgCCCCAGGCCATCCTGGGTTAGGAAGCAGGCTGAAGGCCAGAGTGAAATGGTCTTGCACGCTTTTATTGGGATGGAGCGCAAAGGAACAAACTGGGTGCCCAAAGGCCGATGCTGCAGTGCAGGAGCTGGAGCTCGTCATGTGCATCAGCGAGAGCTGGGCTGaagggggctggggtgggtgcCCCCGGCCGGGGATCAGCAGGTTTATTTGTTCCCGGCTGCCCCACGCTCCCATACAGatgccttcccttgcctgcccctGCCTCAGCTCCTGCCCACACTGGGCTGCCGCTCCTCTGCACCTTACTGGGGGGTGCTTGGGGTGGCCGGTGCTTCGCGGGGGATCTGACAGTCTGGAAGGGTCTCACCCCGCTGAGCCCATCTGCCTGTGGGGCGGTTGCTCCGGCTCCCTCTCGTAGC
The window above is part of the Strix aluco isolate bStrAlu1 chromosome 10, bStrAlu1.hap1, whole genome shotgun sequence genome. Proteins encoded here:
- the ZDHHC9 gene encoding palmitoyltransferase ZDHHC9; translation: MSVMVARKKVVRKWEKLPGRNTFCCDGRIMMARQKGIFYLTLFLILGTCALFFAFECRYLAVQLSPAIPVFAAVLFLFAMATLLRTSFSDPGVIPRALPDEAAFIEMEIEATNGTVPQGQRPPPRIKNFQINNQIVKLKYCYTCKIFRPPRASHCSICDNCVERFDHHCPWVGNCVGKRNYRYFYLFILSLSLLTIYIFTFNIVYVALKSLKIGFLNTLKETPGTYLEVLICFFTLWSVVGLTGFHTFLVALNQTTNEDIKGSWTGKNRVQNPYSHGNIVKNCCEVLCGPLPPSVLDRRGILQQEESTAQEESCPRGSSTQEPPAAKGPGGQAEESSAQQKDGSVPHLSAVPAPSLSNAEMPEEKQLTSGELPVPPQDAGQAEH